A stretch of Priestia aryabhattai DNA encodes these proteins:
- the proC gene encoding pyrroline-5-carboxylate reductase has protein sequence MDQKQKVAFLGAGSMAEAMISGMVSAEKLPAENIIVTNRSNDARLHELENRYGIKGVKRSELKTDDIDVFILAMKPKGAEEALNELKPQINKDQLVLSVLAGISSSYMEELLHDEQQVIRVMPNTSSMIQQSATAISPGQYAAMDAVLTAKELLSAIGKVYVIDEPQMDIFTGIAGSGPAYFYFLMEHIEKAAKEEGLNPELAREIGAQTIYGAARMMMERDETPTELRENVTSPNGTTAAGLDALAKHGGGEAMMQAVKGASKRSKEMSAQLQKVASTN, from the coding sequence ATGGATCAAAAACAAAAAGTTGCTTTTTTAGGTGCTGGATCAATGGCAGAAGCGATGATCTCTGGTATGGTCAGTGCAGAGAAATTACCTGCTGAAAATATTATCGTAACAAATCGAAGCAATGATGCGCGACTGCACGAACTTGAAAATAGATATGGTATCAAAGGAGTAAAGCGCAGCGAGCTGAAAACAGACGACATTGACGTTTTTATTCTAGCGATGAAGCCAAAAGGTGCTGAAGAGGCATTAAACGAATTAAAGCCTCAAATAAATAAAGATCAGCTTGTCCTATCTGTTCTTGCAGGGATTTCGTCTTCTTACATGGAAGAGTTATTGCATGATGAACAGCAGGTCATTCGAGTGATGCCGAATACATCAAGTATGATTCAGCAATCAGCAACGGCTATATCTCCAGGCCAATATGCTGCAATGGATGCTGTGCTAACAGCAAAAGAACTGCTTTCTGCAATTGGAAAAGTATACGTGATTGATGAGCCTCAAATGGACATTTTCACAGGAATTGCCGGAAGTGGACCCGCTTATTTTTATTTCCTTATGGAGCATATAGAAAAAGCAGCTAAAGAAGAAGGTCTCAATCCTGAGCTAGCACGTGAAATTGGCGCCCAAACCATTTACGGTGCAGCAAGAATGATGATGGAAAGAGATGAAACGCCGACGGAGCTTCGTGAAAATGTGACGTCTCCAAACGGTACAACAGCAGCTGGTTTAGACGCCTTAGCTAAACACGGCGGCGGAGAAGCAATGATGCAAGCAGTCAAAGGAGCATCAAAGCGTTCAAAAGAAATGAGTGCTCAACTACAAAAAGTGGCAAGTACTAATTAA
- a CDS encoding tyrosine-type recombinase/integrase, with protein sequence MTVDEIKRIFNAFNKSYYTQFRSYVLLHALLDTLGRVDETLHLKKQDVDFDKRSVTFQNTKSKKFRIVSISKKTARLLQELIVANDDLFNSEYIFLTNDGKRLRPSTFRAHLEKILKNVGINKRIHSHLWRHTGLEMFLRQSGNIRVLQQLLGHSNLVTTASVYSHGLDEKVRNEHEKFNAINLIEEQKEKVIKRNSK encoded by the coding sequence TTGACTGTAGATGAAATAAAACGAATTTTTAATGCTTTTAATAAAAGTTATTACACTCAATTTAGATCATATGTGCTTTTACATGCGTTGCTCGACACATTAGGAAGGGTAGATGAAACCCTACACCTGAAGAAACAAGATGTTGATTTTGATAAGAGGTCAGTAACTTTTCAAAATACAAAATCAAAGAAGTTCAGGATTGTATCTATTTCAAAGAAAACAGCAAGGTTATTACAAGAACTCATTGTGGCCAATGATGACTTATTTAATAGTGAATATATTTTTCTCACTAACGATGGTAAAAGATTGCGTCCTTCTACATTTAGAGCACATTTAGAAAAGATTTTAAAGAATGTAGGTATTAATAAAAGGATTCATTCTCACTTGTGGAGGCATACAGGTTTGGAGATGTTTCTTAGGCAATCAGGTAATATACGTGTGCTACAGCAGCTATTAGGTCATAGCAACCTTGTTACCACAGCTAGTGTTTATTCACATGGGCTTGATGAAAAAGTTAGGAATGAGCACGAAAAGTTTAATGCCATAAATCTCATTGAAGAACAAAAGGAGAAGGTTATTAAACGCAATTCAAAATAA
- a CDS encoding YxcD family protein: METIKISEQDIINAMCLYIAEKKQVQPQEVEIELMYDDDYGFSAESYVHDRKQVHITLNIIEALRFWLDTEMNVDPYAAGLELELDDEEGIIAFAKLSR, from the coding sequence TTGGAGACAATAAAAATTTCTGAACAAGATATTATCAATGCGATGTGCCTGTATATCGCAGAAAAAAAACAAGTTCAACCTCAAGAAGTAGAGATTGAGCTAATGTATGATGATGACTACGGTTTTTCAGCAGAGTCATACGTGCATGATCGTAAGCAGGTTCATATTACTCTGAACATTATTGAAGCGCTGCGCTTTTGGCTGGATACGGAAATGAACGTAGACCCATACGCAGCAGGACTAGAACTGGAATTAGACGATGAAGAAGGCATTATTGCTTTTGCTAAATTAAGTCGATAA
- a CDS encoding alpha/beta hydrolase: MCLLCTYYNIYEYHPLYLIVIPIFNKNKQKLAEKTIYWIFSEISFIITYRVILKGERRMPLDPHIQIFLNQYNEMPRPSLEDVTPPQLREMEKMSLTPSKEAVKKVYNKEIELNERTLTIRVYEPEGTGPFPALVYYHGGGWVLGSLDSHDSICRSYANESNCIVVSVDYRLAPEYKFPAGVNDAYDALDWISAHASQLNIDSNKIAVGGDSAGGNLAAVVSILAKERQGPSIVHQLLIYPSVGFKNQHPASMKENAEGYFLSKDLMNWFRLQYLNNKEEEQHPYNAPVLLEDLSSLPSATIITAQYDPLRDSGKDYADTLKNHGVPVTYENYETMIHGFFGFHEFVPLAQQAINKSAAQLRQVFDSI; encoded by the coding sequence TTGTGCCTCCTTTGTACGTATTACAATATATACGAATATCATCCTCTTTATTTAATTGTTATACCCATTTTTAATAAAAACAAACAAAAGCTTGCTGAGAAGACAATATATTGGATTTTTTCTGAAATTTCATTCATCATTACATATAGAGTTATCCTGAAAGGAGAGAGAAGAATGCCTTTAGATCCGCATATTCAAATATTTCTAAATCAGTATAATGAAATGCCCCGTCCTTCTTTAGAGGACGTTACACCCCCGCAGCTGAGAGAAATGGAAAAGATGTCTTTAACTCCTTCCAAAGAAGCAGTTAAAAAAGTATATAATAAAGAAATTGAATTAAATGAACGCACGCTCACTATACGAGTGTATGAACCTGAAGGAACAGGGCCATTTCCTGCTCTTGTTTATTACCACGGAGGAGGCTGGGTATTAGGAAGCTTGGATAGTCATGACTCCATATGCAGATCGTATGCAAATGAATCAAACTGTATTGTGGTGTCTGTTGATTACCGCCTTGCTCCTGAGTACAAATTTCCCGCTGGAGTAAATGATGCCTATGATGCCTTGGATTGGATTTCAGCTCACGCGTCTCAATTAAATATCGATTCAAACAAAATTGCCGTTGGAGGGGATAGCGCCGGTGGTAACCTTGCTGCGGTTGTAAGCATTTTAGCAAAAGAAAGACAAGGTCCATCCATTGTTCATCAGCTGCTTATTTATCCGTCTGTAGGATTTAAAAATCAGCACCCTGCATCTATGAAAGAAAACGCCGAAGGATATTTTCTTTCAAAAGATCTAATGAATTGGTTTCGCCTTCAGTACTTAAATAATAAAGAAGAAGAACAGCATCCCTATAACGCTCCGGTATTACTAGAAGACCTATCGAGTCTACCAAGCGCTACCATTATTACAGCACAATATGATCCTCTAAGAGATAGCGGAAAAGACTACGCGGACACATTAAAAAATCACGGTGTTCCAGTCACCTATGAAAATTATGAAACAATGATTCACGGGTTTTTTGGGTTTCATGAATTTGTCCCACTAGCTCAGCAGGCAATCAATAAAAGCGCAGCTCAACTGCGTCAAGTATTTGATTCTATTTAA
- a CDS encoding glutamate-5-semialdehyde dehydrogenase: MLQTNEKYSVEEQAISAKKAAKQLSLLTTEQKNDALLTIASTLETNTEYILKANEVDLKNGKEKGFDEALMDRLALSVERVKEFANGLREVAELDDPTGDILSSWTLENGLDVKQVRVPLGVIGMIYEARPNVTVDATGLALKSGNAIVLKGGSSAISSNQAIVDIIHKALDETPIPKEAVQFISSTDRAATQELFTMKEHVDVLIPRGGASLIQAVVNNATVPVLETGVGNCHIYIDEQADVKKAIPILINAKTDRPAVCNAAETVLVHKNWLDSHKDELIQAFNDHNIEVYGDKAAVAEIPEAKPAAEKDWAEEYLRLAIAMKVVESVDEAIDHIETYGTKHSEAIISEDEQAVSRFMSLVDAAALYHNASTRFTDGGALGFGAEIGISTQKLHARGPMGLPALTTIKYIMSGNGQTR; the protein is encoded by the coding sequence GTGTTACAAACAAATGAAAAGTACTCAGTAGAAGAACAAGCTATTTCAGCAAAAAAAGCAGCTAAGCAATTAAGTTTACTAACAACAGAACAAAAAAACGATGCGCTGTTAACCATTGCTTCTACACTTGAAACCAACACGGAGTATATTTTAAAAGCAAATGAAGTAGACTTAAAAAACGGGAAAGAAAAAGGTTTTGACGAAGCGCTGATGGATCGCCTTGCTCTTTCAGTGGAACGTGTAAAAGAATTTGCAAACGGTCTTCGTGAAGTTGCTGAGCTAGATGATCCAACAGGAGATATTCTATCAAGCTGGACGCTAGAGAACGGTCTAGATGTGAAGCAAGTACGCGTGCCTCTTGGCGTTATCGGAATGATTTATGAAGCACGTCCAAACGTAACGGTAGATGCAACAGGGCTAGCGTTGAAATCTGGAAATGCCATTGTGTTAAAAGGCGGCTCTTCAGCTATTTCATCTAACCAAGCTATCGTGGACATTATCCATAAAGCTCTTGATGAAACTCCAATTCCTAAAGAAGCGGTACAGTTTATTTCAAGTACAGATCGTGCAGCTACGCAAGAATTATTTACAATGAAAGAGCATGTTGACGTGCTGATTCCGCGCGGAGGGGCTTCATTGATCCAAGCAGTTGTCAATAACGCAACGGTTCCCGTGTTGGAAACGGGAGTCGGAAATTGCCATATTTATATCGATGAACAAGCTGATGTTAAGAAGGCAATTCCGATTTTGATTAACGCGAAAACAGATCGACCTGCCGTGTGTAACGCAGCAGAAACGGTTCTTGTGCACAAGAACTGGCTTGATTCTCATAAAGATGAATTAATTCAAGCATTTAACGATCATAATATTGAAGTGTATGGTGACAAAGCAGCAGTAGCTGAAATTCCTGAAGCAAAACCAGCGGCTGAAAAAGACTGGGCTGAAGAGTATTTGCGCTTAGCTATCGCGATGAAAGTAGTAGAGAGTGTGGATGAAGCTATTGACCACATCGAAACATATGGCACAAAACACTCTGAAGCCATCATTTCGGAAGATGAACAAGCCGTTTCACGCTTTATGTCTTTAGTGGACGCAGCCGCATTATATCATAATGCATCTACGCGTTTTACTGACGGAGGAGCTTTAGGATTTGGAGCTGAAATTGGGATTTCGACTCAAAAGCTTCATGCACGCGGTCCAATGGGACTTCCTGCACTTACGACGATTAAATATATTATGAGTGGAAACGGACAAACTCGATAA
- a CDS encoding cold-shock protein: MYNRKNLEPAVIEETKVWECTSDTCNCWVRDNFKSGDQPTCPICKSEMKQAVKELQVIHNPRVID, encoded by the coding sequence ATGTATAATCGTAAAAATTTAGAGCCGGCTGTTATTGAAGAAACAAAAGTTTGGGAATGTACATCAGATACGTGTAATTGTTGGGTTCGAGATAACTTTAAAAGCGGAGATCAGCCAACTTGTCCAATTTGCAAAAGCGAAATGAAGCAAGCTGTAAAAGAACTGCAGGTTATTCATAATCCTAGAGTCATTGATTAA
- a CDS encoding RraA family protein, whose protein sequence is MLNEQLPLSTANLSDAMEGANHLDFSIKPLQRHYKLFGPALTVDTPAGNNYSVLEAIRTAEPGSVLVIDGKSYCNRALAGDFVVAMAKLVGISGIVLDGVIRDQEDIEKLDFPVFCKGSTIAASSKKEKGKVNETISCGGVKICPGDFIAGDDGGVIVIPKDEVEKVLAKAREKWQKDKDREKEVLISKETVYTYLDKALK, encoded by the coding sequence ATGTTGAATGAACAGCTGCCATTATCAACAGCAAATTTATCAGATGCAATGGAAGGTGCAAACCACTTAGACTTTTCTATTAAGCCATTGCAGCGCCATTACAAATTATTTGGGCCGGCTCTTACCGTAGATACGCCTGCAGGCAATAATTACTCAGTGCTTGAAGCGATTCGAACAGCGGAGCCTGGAAGTGTACTCGTTATTGATGGAAAAAGCTACTGTAACCGTGCTTTAGCAGGAGACTTTGTGGTAGCAATGGCAAAACTTGTTGGAATAAGCGGTATTGTACTAGATGGTGTTATACGAGATCAGGAAGATATTGAAAAGCTCGACTTTCCCGTATTTTGTAAGGGCTCTACGATCGCAGCAAGCAGCAAAAAAGAAAAAGGAAAAGTAAATGAAACCATTTCCTGCGGGGGCGTGAAGATCTGTCCTGGCGATTTTATTGCAGGTGACGATGGTGGAGTCATTGTAATTCCTAAGGATGAAGTGGAAAAGGTATTAGCAAAAGCGCGGGAAAAGTGGCAAAAAGATAAAGACAGAGAGAAAGAAGTATTAATTAGCAAAGAAACCGTGTATACGTATTTAGATAAAGCCCTAAAATAA
- a CDS encoding VOC family protein: protein MFLGIDHVQLLGPEGCEQEARNFYENLLGMKTVPKPGNLRNRGGIWFQCGTQEVHISIQDDYIPAKKAHPAFVVEDIKALRRKLAHSGCVLSEEEPIAGRERFFVHDPFGNRLEFLQYDK, encoded by the coding sequence ATGTTTCTAGGAATTGATCATGTTCAGCTTCTTGGTCCAGAAGGATGCGAGCAAGAAGCAAGAAATTTTTATGAAAATCTTTTAGGAATGAAAACTGTTCCTAAGCCGGGAAATTTAAGGAACAGAGGCGGCATATGGTTTCAATGTGGGACTCAAGAAGTGCATATCAGTATTCAAGATGACTACATACCTGCTAAAAAAGCGCATCCTGCTTTTGTCGTGGAAGATATCAAGGCGCTTAGACGTAAATTGGCACATTCAGGCTGCGTTCTTTCTGAAGAAGAGCCTATTGCAGGGAGAGAGCGTTTTTTTGTCCACGATCCGTTCGGAAATCGATTAGAATTTTTACAATATGACAAATAA
- a CDS encoding DUF3189 family protein, with the protein MIYIYNCYGGTHSSALAAAYHLKKLPVNREPTDKEILNIDVFNKLTSKDMGKLIFHGCDEEKNEVYTLGRGSSKVVVPAMYDLADLLNKKGELQTKILFSNTSPTVPLSMTLGGFFSRRLKINVIGVPLLIIGAKQAHKDIIKLVEHTKNSAKVTASKIEILDNVFGEV; encoded by the coding sequence ATGATTTATATTTATAACTGCTACGGAGGCACACATTCATCAGCATTGGCAGCTGCTTACCATCTAAAAAAGCTCCCTGTTAATAGAGAACCAACTGATAAAGAAATATTAAATATTGATGTTTTTAATAAATTGACTTCTAAGGATATGGGGAAGTTAATTTTTCATGGATGTGATGAAGAAAAAAATGAAGTATACACATTAGGGAGAGGGTCTTCAAAAGTAGTAGTTCCTGCTATGTATGATTTAGCCGATTTGCTAAATAAAAAAGGAGAATTACAAACGAAAATACTTTTTTCCAATACATCTCCCACCGTACCTTTATCTATGACACTAGGAGGTTTCTTTTCAAGAAGGTTAAAAATTAATGTAATAGGTGTTCCTTTATTAATAATAGGTGCTAAGCAGGCGCATAAAGACATTATTAAATTAGTGGAGCACACAAAGAATTCTGCAAAAGTCACTGCCTCAAAAATAGAAATTTTAGATAATGTTTTCGGCGAAGTGTAA
- a CDS encoding alpha/beta-type small acid-soluble spore protein encodes MANRNPILVQGAEQLLDQLKTEIAGRLNVQLGAEQTARANGSVGGEMTKHLVAMAQQQLSGAQGHIR; translated from the coding sequence ATGGCAAATCGTAATCCTATTTTAGTTCAAGGTGCTGAACAGCTTCTTGATCAATTAAAAACGGAAATTGCAGGAAGACTTAACGTTCAGCTTGGCGCTGAACAAACGGCTCGTGCGAATGGATCTGTTGGTGGAGAAATGACGAAGCATCTTGTTGCAATGGCGCAACAGCAATTAAGTGGTGCACAAGGACACATTCGCTAG
- a CDS encoding YihY/virulence factor BrkB family protein, protein MKKLLSFGKSLGKEIQEDQATGLAAEQAYYYMLSLFPMLILLISIVPYLSIKPEEAIGVLQSVMPGETAAIFKDNVAQFVSQPNGGLLTVGILGTIWSASNGMNAFIRAMNQAYDVKEQRSFIKVRGLSILLTIGLIITIVVSLLLPVFGGILLNWISEWLSLPSGTTVVLNILRWIIGVGIMVLVLSVLYRLAPNKTFPFAHVWPGALAATLLWQLTSLGFSFYVSNFGNYSATYGSLGGVIVLMLWLFLTGLILVIGGEINAIYHRNKTSAPPKDTSQAM, encoded by the coding sequence ATGAAAAAGCTATTATCATTTGGAAAAAGTCTTGGTAAAGAAATTCAAGAAGACCAAGCAACGGGACTAGCGGCTGAGCAAGCCTATTATTATATGCTATCATTGTTCCCTATGCTTATTTTACTGATATCGATTGTTCCGTATTTATCTATTAAACCAGAAGAGGCAATCGGTGTCCTTCAAAGCGTTATGCCGGGAGAAACGGCTGCAATCTTTAAAGATAACGTAGCTCAATTTGTAAGCCAACCAAACGGCGGGTTACTGACTGTAGGTATTTTAGGAACCATTTGGTCCGCTTCAAACGGTATGAACGCCTTTATCCGAGCGATGAACCAAGCCTACGACGTGAAAGAACAGCGCTCGTTTATTAAAGTAAGAGGTTTGTCCATTCTTTTAACGATTGGACTAATCATAACAATTGTTGTATCGCTTCTATTGCCGGTATTTGGAGGAATTTTGTTAAATTGGATAAGCGAATGGCTTTCTCTTCCTTCAGGTACAACAGTGGTTTTAAATATTTTACGCTGGATTATTGGTGTCGGCATTATGGTACTTGTTTTATCCGTATTATATAGATTAGCTCCAAACAAAACGTTTCCTTTTGCCCATGTATGGCCCGGAGCACTCGCTGCTACGCTGTTATGGCAGCTGACATCTTTAGGGTTCTCATTTTACGTAAGCAACTTTGGCAATTATTCTGCTACGTATGGAAGCTTAGGAGGCGTTATTGTTCTGATGCTTTGGCTATTTTTAACGGGGTTAATTCTAGTTATTGGAGGAGAGATTAACGCTATTTATCACCGAAACAAAACGTCTGCGCCTCCTAAAGATACGTCTCAAGCTATGTAA
- a CDS encoding dimethylarginine dimethylaminohydrolase family protein → MQMKQPAKMTNSYGCKNEYDTLKRVIVCPPTYMKIEEIINETQKHYADENIDESLASKQHRQFVECLQKEGVEVIGLSAQEPFPEQVFTRDIGYTLGDTIIVTKMGSEIRSGEEQVLAEWLQQQGIPFHQVPDHPIEGGDVLIDGQAIFIALSDRTSKEGVQHIQGLLPTYEVVPIPIDRSYLHLDCVLNILSPTEALVFSPALHEKELNLLRMKYDLIEVTKKEQFTMGTNVLSVGNQRVISLPMNTEVNEELRKRGYKVIEVDISEIIKSGGSFRCCTMPLERV, encoded by the coding sequence ATGCAAATGAAACAGCCAGCTAAAATGACGAATAGTTATGGGTGTAAAAATGAGTATGATACATTAAAACGTGTGATTGTTTGCCCACCTACATATATGAAAATTGAAGAAATTATTAATGAAACACAAAAGCATTATGCGGATGAAAATATTGATGAGAGCTTGGCTTCAAAGCAGCACCGTCAATTTGTCGAATGCCTTCAAAAGGAAGGAGTGGAAGTCATCGGGCTATCTGCACAAGAACCATTTCCAGAACAAGTATTTACGCGGGATATTGGCTATACGTTGGGAGATACCATTATTGTCACGAAAATGGGCAGTGAAATTCGAAGTGGAGAAGAACAAGTGCTAGCAGAGTGGCTGCAGCAGCAAGGTATTCCTTTCCATCAGGTACCGGATCATCCTATTGAAGGTGGAGATGTGCTGATTGATGGACAAGCTATTTTTATTGCGCTCAGTGATCGTACAAGTAAAGAAGGCGTGCAGCATATCCAAGGGCTGCTTCCAACGTATGAGGTTGTTCCTATTCCTATTGATCGGTCTTATCTTCATCTCGATTGTGTGTTAAATATTTTATCACCTACAGAAGCGCTAGTGTTTTCACCAGCTTTACATGAGAAAGAATTAAATTTACTTCGCATGAAATATGACTTAATTGAAGTAACGAAAAAAGAGCAGTTTACGATGGGAACTAATGTATTATCAGTTGGTAATCAACGGGTGATTAGCCTACCAATGAATACAGAAGTGAATGAGGAGTTAAGGAAACGAGGATATAAAGTAATTGAAGTTGATATATCTGAAATTATTAAATCCGGTGGTTCTTTCCGCTGCTGCACAATGCCTCTTGAACGAGTGTAA
- the proB gene encoding glutamate 5-kinase has product MGPDNKKRVVIKIGSSSLTSSHGEISRRKLERLVDQVVDLKDSGHEVLLVSSGAVAAGYRKLGCLERPSSLPEKQAAASIGQGLLMEAYSELFLSHGYVASQILITRDDFSDENRYNNARNTINVLLERGIVPIVNENDTVTINRLKFGDNDTLSAKVAGLVDSDLLIILSDIDGLYSADPRQDPNAKLVPHVGEITQEIEESAGDSGSSVGTGGMRSKIDAFKIAMASGIPAFLGRAGVTNILTQAVDGDATGTYFKSDDDSVNLNQKKQWIAFNSGPEGEIVVEDTAKRAIIEDKEPLLREHVKYIKGHFSERAVVRILDKDENELALGVTNYSSDELAQNEPIDQPIVDSEGLVCHLEIPVSVGL; this is encoded by the coding sequence ATGGGTCCCGACAATAAGAAGCGGGTTGTAATTAAAATTGGAAGTAGTTCATTAACAAGTTCGCACGGTGAAATCAGCAGACGGAAGCTCGAGCGCCTTGTGGATCAAGTTGTAGACTTAAAAGACAGCGGTCATGAAGTGCTATTGGTTTCATCAGGAGCTGTAGCTGCTGGATACCGCAAGCTTGGCTGTTTAGAACGACCTAGCTCTTTACCTGAAAAACAAGCAGCTGCGTCAATCGGTCAAGGACTGTTAATGGAAGCTTATTCGGAACTATTTCTGTCACACGGATATGTTGCTTCTCAAATCTTAATTACGAGAGACGATTTTTCAGATGAAAATCGCTACAATAATGCACGGAATACGATTAATGTGCTGTTAGAACGCGGCATTGTACCAATTGTCAATGAAAACGATACGGTAACCATCAATCGATTAAAATTTGGCGATAATGATACGCTTTCAGCTAAAGTTGCTGGATTAGTGGATTCCGACCTGCTTATTATTTTATCGGATATCGATGGTTTATACAGCGCGGACCCTCGCCAGGATCCAAATGCGAAATTAGTTCCTCATGTAGGGGAAATTACACAAGAAATCGAAGAATCTGCAGGAGATTCAGGAAGTTCAGTTGGAACAGGCGGTATGCGCTCGAAAATTGACGCGTTCAAAATCGCTATGGCGTCAGGGATTCCAGCATTTTTAGGAAGAGCGGGCGTGACAAACATTTTAACACAAGCGGTTGACGGCGATGCGACAGGAACCTATTTTAAATCTGATGACGATTCTGTGAACCTTAATCAGAAAAAGCAGTGGATTGCGTTTAACTCTGGTCCTGAAGGGGAAATAGTAGTCGAAGATACTGCAAAACGTGCAATTATTGAAGATAAAGAGCCTTTACTTCGCGAGCATGTTAAATATATTAAAGGCCACTTTAGTGAACGAGCAGTTGTACGTATTCTAGATAAAGACGAAAATGAGCTGGCTCTTGGCGTGACAAACTATTCATCTGATGAACTTGCACAGAATGAGCCAATTGATCAACCGATTGTAGACAGCGAAGGTCTGGTATGTCACTTAGAAATTCCAGTGTCGGTCGGTTTGTAA
- a CDS encoding MMPL family transporter yields the protein MELSTLITMNDTFINSNTADVYFVLEDKQAMLNEKPLNNAFTFIKQLKEDSLVKQVDSISNALNVKSSDQLQAMLENPQISAQTKPAVDSFINGHYMLIKATLDTYQNSDQAKDFVRKWKDKRSPFTVHIGGYPKFEQEIFDEIYEKAPYGLALVLFSTYVILMIAFRSVLIPLKAIIMNILSLTATFGLLVWLFQNGHLGLTQSNIALVLPVFVFGLVFGLSMDYEVFLISRIHEVYHQTNDNNIATVEGLASTSKIITSAALIMIVITGAFAFTDVTPVKQMGVGIALAIFIDATIVRMLLVPSLMKLLGDANWWFFTKKRDKSSSNEQLKS from the coding sequence ATGGAATTATCCACTTTAATCACGATGAACGATACGTTTATAAATAGCAACACAGCAGACGTGTATTTTGTGTTAGAAGATAAGCAAGCTATGCTGAATGAAAAGCCTTTAAATAATGCCTTTACTTTTATAAAGCAATTAAAAGAAGATTCGTTAGTTAAGCAAGTCGATTCTATTTCTAACGCTTTAAACGTAAAATCAAGTGATCAGCTGCAAGCTATGCTGGAAAATCCCCAGATAAGCGCACAGACAAAGCCAGCTGTAGATTCGTTCATTAACGGACATTATATGCTAATAAAAGCTACGCTAGATACATACCAAAATTCAGATCAAGCGAAAGATTTTGTTCGAAAATGGAAAGACAAACGTTCACCTTTCACCGTTCATATTGGCGGCTATCCAAAATTCGAACAAGAAATATTCGATGAAATTTATGAAAAAGCTCCGTATGGTTTGGCTCTTGTTTTATTTTCAACGTATGTCATTTTAATGATTGCTTTTCGTTCTGTCCTCATTCCTTTAAAAGCTATCATTATGAATATTTTAAGCTTAACAGCCACGTTTGGCTTACTTGTATGGCTGTTTCAAAATGGACATTTAGGTCTTACCCAATCCAATATTGCTTTAGTGCTGCCAGTCTTTGTTTTCGGCCTTGTATTTGGGCTTAGCATGGACTACGAAGTCTTTTTGATTTCGCGCATTCACGAAGTGTATCATCAAACTAATGATAATAATATAGCAACGGTAGAAGGGTTAGCTTCTACTAGTAAAATCATTACGAGCGCTGCTTTAATTATGATTGTAATTACAGGAGCCTTTGCTTTTACAGACGTAACACCTGTTAAACAAATGGGTGTAGGAATTGCCTTAGCTATATTTATCGATGCAACGATTGTCAGAATGCTTCTTGTCCCTTCTCTTATGAAATTGCTTGGAGATGCCAACTGGTGGTTTTTTACTAAAAAACGCGATAAGTCCAGTTCCAACGAACAGTTAAAATCATAA